The following coding sequences are from one Pelmatolapia mariae isolate MD_Pm_ZW linkage group LG4, Pm_UMD_F_2, whole genome shotgun sequence window:
- the gcdhb gene encoding glutaryl-CoA dehydrogenase b, with protein MALRSAVCRLLVNPHRCALITASRAQGTAAPITHDAEKTEQKPKAPKVQFDWRDALDLEGQLTEEEIMIRDSFRTYCQEKLMPRILMANRNEVFHREIVSEMGEMGVLGPTIKGYGCAGTSYVAYGLIAREVERVDSGYRSAMSVQSSLVMHPINAYGTEEQKQKYLPKLARGEILGCFGLTEPNHGSDPGGMETRAKYNPSSRTYTLTGSKTWITNSPVADIAVVWAKCDDGKVRGFILERGMKGLSTPKIEGKFSLRASATGMILMDEVEVPEENLLPKASGLGGPFGCLNNARYGIAWGALGAAEFCFHAARQYTLDRIQFGVPLARNQLMQKKMADMLTEIAIGLQSCLQLGRLIDEKKASPEMISMLKRNSCGKALDIARQARDMLGGNGIADEYHIIRHVMNLEAVNTYEGTHDIHALILGRAITGLQSFTVGK; from the exons ATGGCATTGAGAAGCGCTGTGTGTCGTCTCTTAGTCAACCCTCACAGATGTGctctcatcacagcttccaGAGCACAGGGAACTGCAGCACCTATCACACACG ATGCAGAGAAGACAGAGCAGAAGCCTAAAGCAC CGAAGGTCCAGTTCGACTGGCGTGATGCCCTGGACCTGGAGGGTCAGTTAACTGAGGAGGAGATCATGATCAGAGATTCCTTCCGGACCTACTGTCAAGAGAAACTCATGCCTCGAATCCTGATGGCGAACAGAAACGAAG TGTTCCACAGAGAAATCGTGTCAGAGATGGGAGAGATGGGTGTCCTGGGTCCAACTATTAAAG GTTACGGCTGTGCTGGGACAAGCTACGTAGCCTATGGTTTGATTGCCAGAGAAGTAGAGAGAGTGGACAGCGGCTATCGTTCAGCCATGAGCGTGCAGTCATCTCTGGTGATGCACCCCATTAATGCCTATGGAACAGAAGAGCAGAAACAAAAGTACCTCCCCAAGTTGG CTCGTGGAGAGATCCTGGGTTGCTTTGGGCTGACGGAGCCTAACCATGGGAGTGACCCCGGAGGCATGGAAACCAGAGCCAAATACAATCCATCCAGTCGCACCTACACTCTGACTGGCTCCAAGACATG GATCACCAACTCCCCAGTGGCAGATATAGCCGTAGTCTGGGCCAAATGCGACGACGGGAAGGTTCGCGGCTTTATTTTGGAGCGTGGCATGAAGGGCCTCTCGACACCAAAGATCGAAGGGAAGTTCTCCTTGAGAGCCTCGGCCACCGGGATGATCCTCATGGACGAGGTGGAGGTTCCTGAGGAGAATCTGCTGCCTAAAGCATCCGGCCTGGGG GGTCCCTTTGGCTGCTTGAATAACGCCCGTTACGGCATTGCATGGGGTGCTCTGGGTGCTGCAGAGTTCTGTTTCCATGCAGCTCGTCAGTACACGCTCGACAG AATCCAATTTGGAGTACCATTGGCAAGAAATCAGCTGATGCAGAAGAAAATGGCTGACATGCTGACAGAAATCGCCATCGGCCTGCAGTCCTGTCTGCAGCTGGGCAGACTTATTGATGAGAAGAA AGCGTCTCCAGAGATGATATCCATGCTGAAAAGGAACAGCTGTGGTAAAGCCCTGGACATCGCCAGGCAGGCCAGAGACATGCTGGGAGGAAACGGGATAGCCGACGAGTATCACATCATCCGCCATGTCATGAACCTGGAGGCTGTCAACACCTATGAAG GTACCCATGACATCCATGCCCTGATCCTGGGCAGGGCCATCACTGGATTGCAGTCCTTCACTGTGGGCAAATAG